The Serinus canaria isolate serCan28SL12 chromosome 2, serCan2020, whole genome shotgun sequence genomic interval CTTTGGCATTTCATAGCTACAGCCAGAGTCTGTTATGTAGGCCTGGATGTGAGAGCCCTCTGATGGCTGTAATGAAAACATCACCTGCAGCAGACTTAAACCTACCTGAAAATCACATGCGAGCTGCTCAGTTCTATGAGGCACTATAAAACAAGCTGGTTTTCCCCCAGTAAGTTAAGAAGCTACCTTCAGATTTCCACCAGTTGTTCTTGGGGTATTCAGCACCCTGAGTTCAGTAAATTTTAGCAGAGCTTTTGATAGTTCTCCCTTGCATTCTCCTGGGCAAACCAGCTGCTCATGGCTTGGAGAAGCAGATGCTTTGCTAGGTAGAAATCTTCAAGATTACCAGGCCCAGAGAATACTGGCAAAGTTGCATCCAGATGCTAACTAATGAGGCTCCCAAGGGCTCAGTATTCAGACCAATTCTGTTTAGTGTCTTTATCAATGATTTGGACAAGATAAGTGTACACTCCCTAGCTTGTGGAACACACAAATTTGGGCAGGAGTGTTAATCTGCAGGAGGGCAGAAAGGAGGTCTGCAGAGGGCCCTGGACAGACTGGATTGATGAGCCAATTTAATGAGActcaacaaggccaagtgccaggtcctgcacttgaGTCACAACAACTTCACCAAGCCTGTAGGGTTTCAGGCAAAGTGTGTGGAAAACTGTGCTGGCAGAAAAGGACCACCTGGGCAACCCCGGTGCTGGTCATCTCTACCCTAAGATGCCCCTGGGGTTCAGAGCCACAGAGCCTACAGCTGGATACCACGCTGAGCAAGACATGCCAATGGGCCATAAGGACATCAGGTGGaccacagagagctgcagcctctgcagttGAGCCCCATTAGCAACCACAGTCTTCTTAACAGAATCCTAAATCACTCCCACCATCTACTGCACTTCATTGAATTTCTTCACCTCGCCATTCAGGGTACTAGGCAGAATCACATTGCATCAACATCCCCACAGACCTTCATAatgctttgttttaattcaaCAGCCAGATTCCCCTGGTCCACAGCAGTCCCAAAACAGCTGCTAGGCCCTGAGTGAGATAGGACTGCCTGAACATGAGCCTACAGTGTTCCCAGGTGGCCAACTGCATCCTGGCTCATATTACAAAATATGATAACCAGATCCAAGAAGCAATTGTCTCCCTGTACTGGACTCTGGTAAGGCCACATCTTGAATACTGTGCTCTTTTGGACCCCTCACTGGAGGAAAAATGATGCACCACAGCATggccagagaagggcaacaaagctggtgaagagTCTgaagcacaagtctgatgaggaacagctgaggctGTTTAGCCTTGAGAAAATGAAGCTTGGAGAAGACCTTGTCACTTAATACAGGAGGTTGTGAATCCACCTCTTCTCTGAAGTAACAAACAAGttacaggacaagaagaaatgggcCTCAGATTTTTGCCAAGGGAGGTTCACCTTTGATGTTCAGTagaaatttcttcacaaaaaaagaGCTGTCAAGTGTTGAGCAGGCTGCCCAAAAAAGTGGTGCAGTCACTATTCCTAGAGGTATTGAGAaggtgtggcacttggggagACTTGTTCAGCTCAGCAGTGTTAGGTTAACAGATGGAACACAATGATCTCAAACatcctttccaacctaattgattctgaTTTCATGTATGGCCTCTGACCAATTCATGTTCTATTCCCTGCCTCACTGTCCTCCTAAAAGCTAGAAATTGAAGTGTGTATGCTCAGAACACATTTCTACAGGGTTACTTTACCACATGTATGTAGGATCCTCTTTACATGCCTTATAGAAGGCATCACTTTTTGTGATATACAGGAGCCACTAGTcccattttaataatttaactGCTTCCTGACACTCCGGAATAGTAAAGTCAGCTTATGCTAAGAATTTGATGGCTGCACACCTCAGCAGCGCATTATTACCTGCTACAGGCCACAACACTGGGTTGGTTTGTCCCCTTTCCCCCCAAGGGAAGTAATTCTGCCACTCTGGTGAAACTCCCCCTGGAGTActgagcacaggaaagacatggTCCTgttggagcatgtccagagaagagccataaagatgatcagagggctggagcagctctcctatgaagacagacAGAGCATGCTCCAGTAGAGACATTACTGGAGCCTTCCAACACTAAAGGGAGCCTGTAAGAAAGACTGAGACATTTTAGTGGGATAATTTATGATAAAAAGAGTAGTGGTTTTAAACTAGGATGGCAGATTTATATCTGACAGAGTGAAGACATTTTCATCCATGAGGTCTATGGGACACCAAAACAGGTTGTCCAGGAGTGGtgatgtcccatccctggcaaCATTTATGGTGAGAGTGGAGAGGGCTCTAAATTACTTGACTTAGTTGGATCTATCCCTGATCATTGCAGGAGGGTTCACTAGATGATCTTTAGAGTTCCTATCCAACCCAAGCCATCCCATGAAATGATCCACAAATTAATTTACAGTTCTAAGCACAAAttctttcccaggaaaagaagACAAGCTCTATTTAAATTGGTGAGTTTAATCCTAAATTGTTCTAGAAAGACTTTACAAGAAGTTTAAAAGTTCACTGATGAGTCTTTCATAGAGGAGCAAAAATGATGGGGGAAAAGTGATTTGGTTAGGTTTGTTCTAGATAAAATGGGCATCACACAGCAAAAcattattcttttaaatttaagacAGCCTACAAAGATTAAAACCAGAGTGATCCTGAATGGGGTAGGGGAAAGCAGACTCCTTGACAGGATCATAGAGcaatttgggttggaaaggatcttttAAGGTCATCTAGTATAAACACCAAGTAGTTTAAACAATACCCTGAAATTTGGACACCTACTTACAGGAAAAGGTGAACAAAAGATTAAAGGGCATGATACACACACCCCAAGAAGAGAAGTACTGCTGACACATCAGTACTGTCTTGTAAGCAGTACTTCTAACATCCCACTACATCAGCAATATATTACCTACAGCATGCATTTTTGACtacatatttcaaaattttgaGAATTAAAATCAGGAAAACTATCCATACAGTAATTGCTTTTGGACTAGCAGCATCAATATTCTacagcaaaatgtttttaaatataaatcCTGCCCTCATTTCTATACTTTCCACAGTCTCACAACCTTAAGGTAAAGAAGTAGGAAACCCTTTTTCATGCTTGTCTTGAGCACCCTCTACATGAGTTCACACTactcagaaaaaagaaacccccaaatgcccaaaacacaacaaaaaagaaacccccACCAAATACAAAATCtccacaaacaaacaagcccTAAAGTTGAAGCCTAAACAGTCACTGGGACAATACCAAGGCCTTTTTAAACTCAGCTGGagcctttttctttaaaagaactCCCAGTATGAGTTCGTCTCCCAAGCTTCAGTGCAAATTTTAGAgcagaaacaaagctgaaagTAAGCATCTATCTGGGTTGTAAAGCTACTTAAGTGATTTTTGAGATGCATACTCTACCTGAATAAAcctcaatttttttaatagcttgtaatcactttttttaaaactttcttagCAATATTAGAAGTGGCAGACATTAAAGCTCTTAAATTTATGTCTTCTAAAATATTGGTCTAGAAACTAATTCCTGGAAGGAATATAGAGTGTAGCTGTTagaggacttaaaaaaaaatctctttcagtAAGGCATACAAAAGAAAACCCTATGATATACAAAAGGGAAAGcacttttgtttcttcataGCAATAAAGAACCACATCACCTTCAGATTAAGACAGTTTAGCACACAAATacctagaaggaaaaaaatatttctgttttgactGGGAATTAGCATCTGTGCCAGACAATCATTCTAATGGAGATGCAAGAATACCATCTGTCTGGCTGTCTCATTCCAATAATAATTCTGTCAGGTGGCAAAGTGTGTAAAAAGATATGAAAAGGCCATTTAACAGCAAACTGGGGTACTTCAGGCAGGAAGTAAAACAAACCAAGTGCCATGTCTCTAGTATACCAATTAAATGCAAGCATTGTATTTTTTCTATCTTGTCTAAGCAATTGTTTCTTTTGACAAAAAGCTGTCTTAATATTGAAAGTACACCCAAAGCTCTTGAGTCTCTCACAGAATGCACATACTGTGTACAAGCAAATGCACAAGGACTGACTACTGCCTCTAGTAATGGTCCACTTGATCTGAGAATACAAGGGGTACAAATCTGTAAAACCTCTAATCATGCACATATTTTGGAAATGCCTTCAGTCACAGCAATATTAaacatataaatattaaatgtttcAGCTTTCTGAATGCAACAGGAAAGAGATGTACTTATTGGTTTTGTGGTATGCTTTATGCTACATGCTATAGGGTACTtcaaaagaacaataaaaaggCATGGGTTGCTCTACAGGTAAGCAGCtagcaaaaccagcacaacatGATCTAATGGAATAAATTAGATTCATAAGGCCTTGGCTATTCCCTCTCAGCATGCCTGTAAGAATCTAGTACCATTTCAAGTGCACTGTACAATTAACTTGATTATCGGtcaaataaatagaaaacatgTACTCTACGTAGGCATCTTCTGGTTTAATCTCTTCTTTTGGTGGTGGGACTCTTTAATGAGACACCTATGATAGGGCCCTGTGCATTTTCTCAGGGCTACAGCAGAAAGCCTCAGGTAAGGTCTGGGGCAACCAAGACAACTTAAATCAAGCCAAAAAGAAATCTACATTTGCAAAGAAACAACTACCTTTTGTCAATAAACTGACACCACAGCTTTGCAACCACATGCAGGCTGTTTATATACTGAAAGCTGGAAAGAACAGGGTCCTGATTCAGTACTAGAAAAAGCTTTGCAAAAAAGCTGCTAACACAGTTAAGCACAATCAAGccactatttttaaaagagcaggaaaaaacccattaCAAATCAGTATCATGGGAACACTTAATACTATCTTCAGTAACATAAAACAGCAAGCAGAGAAACTGGTATGGGCTTTGCTTTTTCCAGGTTAATTTATGCTACCAGAACATCAGTACAAAGCTGCATAAAgtagctcaaaaaaaaaaaattaatcattctCCCCCCACCCTCCTTTAATAGTTTTATCCACAACACTCCTGAGAAGCAGTCCTTGGACATTTGCTCTAGCCATATTCCCTAACACATCCAGTTCCCTTTAACATATTTCACTAACATGTATTTCTGGCTAAGTCTTTGCCTAGCCATTTCTATCTCTAAACCTTCTGGAAATTTTAAACTGAACAGGCAGTCCTAAACAGCCTTATATATACATCCTTAACAAGAGaggcagtttttcttttattgtctgGAGAGACTGACGTGTttgagtaggaaaaaaaaagcaggctAGGACCCCAACATATAAAAGGACTGTTCTCTTTTCTCAGTTCTACTCTTTTGAAGCTTCAGCTAGAATCTACACAAAATGAAGGTTTGTTTCTATAGATTTATAGTAACTGGAAATTTCACATAGAGCAGTAAGTTCTTAACAGGTTTAACAAGTTATTATTTAGATCTGTCACACCAGAAATTTAGGAAACGAAGGCtaagtaaaaatttatttcactgtttcaCAATACACACCTAAAATCTACATGATTATTAAAACAGTCATACACATATTCTTTGATTAACAGTTTGCTTCACATAACAAAGGTTTATATAAGTGCAGTATTTTCTCAGAAGTTTAAAATACAGGTATTGCTAagatttttcaagtaaaaaacCTTGTATTGGCTAACTGAGCGTCCAATACAGATAACATTCTTGCATTTTAAGTTACAGGAATTTTAGTACTCTCTTCATTACTTACCCAAAAATAATAGTGATGCTCAAGACTGCAGGTACATAGACTGTCATCAATGAACATAATCACATTGATTATGTCGTCTAAAGGCAAGCAGGACTTACAGGGCTTCAGCTCAGTTACAACTTCTCATCTTCCTTTGCACTGATTTAAAAGCTCAGTCTTAAAATACATTCTCTTGGGCAAATAACTACTTCCATTTTTGAACTGCAGGAGTTAACTGGTCAATATGAGTCAAATTGTAGTTAACGAAAAACCATGTGTTAACGAAAAACAAATGTGTAATATGCAAACTGTACCTtaaagctcagagaaaaatcCACATAAAGGAAACATATAACTCTCTAACATTCCAGTCAGTCATCGGGGAAGCACACAAACAGTAACACTGAAGTTTGTAAACTCTTACAACTTCAAACTACTCAAGCAACAACAACAGTATCAAAACAGGTAGAACATGAGTACAAACATAACTTGAAGTAACTTTGACAAATGTTACATTCTGTATTGCTAAATTGAACAATAGTACCATCTAGTTAATTAATTTAGATACTTTGAAGTCTTTGTTGATCAAATGGCTTTGTGTActgtctttccttttctgaagtGGTATGTCTTACCCTCCTGGGATGGGATAGAAGagaggacaagaaaaaaaattcaattaatcAGAATAAAGGAACCAAAGTCTCATGAAAACTATCTCCAGTCACCCTGTACTCTATTCACCCCACTCTAAAAGTGACAAACACAGCTTCTGCATTCCTCTTTCAGAGTACACCTGTCTAGTTCACATATCTGTCATTTCACAAAAAGGAAGCAAGGAATTAGAAATTAATAACCTGAAATTACAGACTTGGAATGTAATCGGAGACTGCAAATCTGTAAAGACTGAACACATGCAGCAAAAAAATGACAACCAGTTACCAACCTGGACTATGATTTATTGGTTAAAGCAGAGACAAAACATAACTAGCCACCATCCACAGGAGCTATTTCACTGTACAGACTATCAAGGTTTAAACTCTACATCCTCTGTCCAAACTAGGCAGTTCTCTACTGCTTTCAGCCACGTCACTGAGAAATTACTAGCCAGACTTACAGTCTAATTGTTCATCAGCTGACTGTTCAGCAATTTTTTATACTGTCTTGATTAAACCCAATGAATCCAATTTCAGCACTTCTTTCCATCATTAAGCAACTGAGAGCCAAAGCCATACATCTCAGAGCATgtacaaggaagaaaaaatttaagTGGCATTCACAGATATGAATTGCTTCATCTTTATGGTATCAGGTAGGTGAACACACCGCAGGTCAGCTATGTTTCAGGGATATAATTTTACTTTCACTACATACCTTTACATTGCTGTCTTGTGATACAAAGTCATTTGTCAGCTGGTTCTCAGGATTAGACAGACAGGATAGTACTGTTTGCATGCCCCTGTCCACAGACTTCTGAAATACAGTTACAGGTGCATATATAGTTATAGGTTATTTTCTTAGTTAGGGCATTACTAACTAGCAATGCCAGTGTGTCATGTCAGAGGGTTTACCTGGAAATCAGGATTCCTCAAATGCCTTCTATTCCCTGAGacacttgtaattttttttgcccTCCCTGAACCTTCTAAAACTACTAATTATCCCCCTTCAGTGTTACAGCGTAACAATTCTAATCAGAGACATGCCAGTTCTCTTGTGGATGAAGCTGAcagctgagaaatgaaatttctcCTTTAGAAAACTGAATTCAAAGCCAACTGTTCACCAAATTTGGGCCACGTTCCACAAAACAATGAGAAAGGGTGGAAGTTACCAACTCAGGTATTTGaaacttaaaataaatctaCCTAAGACAGCAAGCAGTGCTATCGAATCTGGTTTTTTAGTACCTGTAGTTTTCCCTGCAATGTCCACAGATTAGGCAAAGTCTTGTCAGTAGACTTAATCAGGTAGAACACACACTTTATCCAGCCCTCAGCACTGCAAACAAGCACTAACAGCTTCAATGAAACATGAAACTTGTGAAGTTGTACACAGAAATCAGATACACATGACTTAACAGCAGGCTGAAAGTAGCAACTATAACCCTGATTTCTAGGATATCTGTCCAAGGCCCTTGACAAAGCTACATAACCCTCATGTGCAAATTTCTGGGAATGGCATTTATGATAAAGAATATTTAAGTTTTGAGAAAGCACTTACCTTTTGTGGGCTGCTAGGCAACTGTGTGGGCTCTGGAACAGCACATTCCATCTGTGTAAATCCTGGATCCTCAGAGCCATGATAGTTCACTGAAGTATACACCTATAGAGTTTTCAAGTATTTAAGTATTACAATGTTTCAGTAACACTGGAAAAACATGCACAGTTATGGTGCCACTGATCGTCATCTATCCCTAAACTGTGCCAAGTTTATCTTCACAGTTTTGATAAGTTTCCTGAGTAGGGGAAGTACTGTGTCATGACCCGTTTTACTAAGATAGTTAAGAATGATATTTACAGTTGCTTAACTGAGATAGTCCTAGAACAGTTGTCTGCTCCCACAATCAAGCTTGTAACATTTAACAATGAAACCCCCATGCACACCTACTCTAAAAACATTTTGGCCAGCTACCATTAAATTGTAAAGGGATAAATTATGGCTGTAAAATGTATCCACATTCATGGATGTTATTAAAAAACTATTTCAAGCCAATTGTGTAATCAATATTTCAATGACTTCTGACAGCTTTCAGGAAGAGAATACCATGCACGAGAAAATTACTTATTACAGCTTTTAAACACTTAATCAAAACTGTAGTCAATAAATACACCTAAATATACAAAAATACCCAGAGGGCAAGTTTAAATTCTGACATTGCAAACAGATACAGAGcagtttttcccctttctcacAGGTGTTACTTGCATTAAGTCACAAAAAGCAATGAATTTTTTCAGAGGCCAGCAGCACCATCTACAGTTTGTAGTAGCCTGCGAAAATGTATAAAACCTATTGGAAGGAGCCAAAAAATTCATCAGTATTTGCAAAGAACATGAagatttttaaacttaaaaaaaaaattgtacatCAGGTcaacttatttttccttcaacttttcctgaaaaaacagCTCCATTTTCTTTAGAATTCCAGAGTTCTGTAACTAGAACATGTAGTTCTAGTGCCAAAACCAGGCAGATCTCTTCCACCAGGTAACTCAAAAAAAGCACTACATCGGTAGAAATCCTGAACAACTACGTACAATCTTATCAGCAATTACATATTTTTGTAGAGCAGATTACACAGATCCAGACAACAGACTTTTTAAGTAtcaagctgtaaaaaaaaagtgctaatTAAGAAGACAGTTTCAGAAGTCTAACTTTGTAGACTTACCGGAGTTGGAGGTATTACATAATTTCTTGGCTCCCCAGCAAGCCACTGTGGTtgagccttaaaaaaaaattggacaaGAACCACCTTTTACTCATTCATTTCCAACACAGACAAGTAACTGCTCTGTAGGAGCCACTGTTTATAGCACTTCATCTCTggatttttcacaaaacaattaattaatACACAGTCTTACATCCAGCAAGATACCTTATTTTATTCAGCTATCACCTTCTCACTCcaagttaaagaaaaattttaaaatacttcttaaTATTAGGAAAATAAGGGAAGCCAAATACCTACATTGAAAACAGATCTGAAGTCTCTAGCTGCTTCCAGTTACTCCTAGTTTTGCATCAGTAACAGGACTTGGCCATCCACTTCACTTGTGAGTTCAAACCCCACTACCAGCTAAGCACCTCCTGATGTTTTTATAGTGCAAGAGCACATCCCCCCTCTACATACATCAAATACTGTAGCATCTGGTAAGATTCTGATTCCAAGTACCTAAAATCCCACATTACAGCATGCACAAATGCAAAGCTCCCTCCCACAAGTACTAATAATTCACGtactttttttctaatttcaaagTTGTGTTATCACAgtatatttaatgaaaaaaacctaaactaTTAGAAGAAAAGAGTATGCTAATCTACTCAACAGTTTTCATCActattttgtttttgctttagTCGCTGTGAAGAACTGAAGGAAGATAGATTCCAAAGAATAAGAAGCAAAAAGATCAGACTCCAGTTAACACTTCATTCCAGCTTCGTCAGGTATCGAACAGCCTTTCTGCTTCTACTAAAACTTTACATACCTGATAGTTGTAAGCTGGTTGATATCCTATGGGAACTTGCTGCTTTAGCAGTACAGCTGGTGATGAACTGTATGGGTAAGGCTGCAaagaaagtttttttaaaaaaagaaaaccacaagtTTGAAGCAAGATACAAATATGATATTTGTAGAGGTATTAGCCAGGAGCACATTTTGAGCAGTTACACTGTTATTTCAATTCCTGTGCAGACTAGACTCACTATTTAAAAGCAGTCCTTAGATTTCCCACAGGGCTTGCTTCAGTACTTCAGGCATTAATAACATCTATAAAGTGAGATTCCAACTCATAtctaaaaatcccatttccGCTTGTAACTGATCTTTTAAGCAATTTCAGAAGTGCAAGTCATGCCATAAACTTTGAGAAGTAGATCTGAAACAGACTGACTACTACGAAATAATGGAGTACAATCTGAAGGATCAGTTTCtaggaggaaaaggaagctAAGTCCTTAAAGAcaattttcaagtatttctttcctgaaagtATTCTGACACTGTTAACATGGAACCTTCTCAGATTCTTCAGGGAATAGTTAAAGGCACATTCCAGTCTTCAAGAGAATTAATGCTCTTAAATTAATAAACTGAAGAGAATCAGCAAGAATACTATATCAAGCTTTCTGCCTTGCAAGAAAGTATTTCTGCAAGTTTGTTCTTCCTCCTTGCTTAAGATACACAAAACAGGATCAGACTGTAGTCAGTACCACCCCATCATACAGGCTAGTGCAGTAAGAGAGCCTGATCTGGAGCACAGGACTTCTATCCAGGCCAGAAGCATTGTACCTACACCTCAGAAGGAATGCTCATCTGAAGTACCAGTACAGTGATGTCGTGCAAtactgtgctgggcacagctaTTAACAGCAGATGCTGGAACAGAGTGCTCTTGTAATCCAACAGCAGTTTAAAACTAAGGGTATGTTTCACTAGGAGAAAAGCACGTGAGAACTTCTGACCCCACTCTTAGtttacaaaaatacatttcaaatttCATAGTTTATTCTGAAACAGGACAGCAGCACATTAAATATATGGATACATTTCATTTGTGAACTGCATGTGTGACAGGCAGTAATAACTCAATCTTCCCTCCACTTTCAACAGCTCTCATTCTTACTGTTTTATAATGAGTTAACATCACTGAATCAATTTTTCGAGGTTGCTGGCATTCCTTTGAAGTGGTTTGAAGTTGGGAAGGCAATATGAAAACAGGCAGGAATATGAAATCAGATTGGAATCTCAATACATACTCCAAAAGTCGTACATGCTTGCACcttcaaaaaatattaattatgaTTCAAAAGCAGTGTCAGGAGCAGTCTTACCTGAACATAGGGTGTTACTGGGTTCATGACAGCTGGAGGCTGCACGTATGTCTCCACACTCTGATTACCCCACACGCTCTGGAACTGTGGTGGAGGAGGACCAAGAACTATTTGTCTGGGATGCACGCAGGAATCTTGTTttgaaacagataaaaaatagTATTAAGATATTACTACGTGTATTTCGTTAGGAATCTGAATTCAAGCTGGAAAAAACCTTAAGGGTTTTGAGTCTCAAATTTAACTCAATATTAACTATATTGTATTGCACTACCAACCTCACTATTAATAAAACAACATCATCCTAGTGAGGTCACATAAGTCAGAACCCAGGTTTAACTGAAATATACATACTGCATCAGATAAAAAGTATTTGCAACGATAATGATGTATaactaagaaaaaaactgtTATATTATAATACCTGCAATATGAACAAATTTACTTAGATATACTTACTtaagttttgttgttttctgatTGCTGGCCCCAGTTTCAGCTTTTTACCATGGAAGTTGATTTGTGACTGAAAGACAGGTTATTCTCTGTAAGCTGGGAATCAGCAAGGTGAGAGCTTTGTAGGACTTTAAAGAGACTGGACTCTGCTCCTACATCACAGTACATTAACTCGCATAAACGCTCAACAGCCTCCAGTCTCCTCTCTCAACACCATAGGCCTTTTATATTCAGATTTGCTGCAGGGCCCTGAATTCAGCCGCCTACTCACCAACCCTCCAAAATTATGTATCACTGGCCCCAATAGTAACATGCACTACTTGAATTTGCAACTATGTATCAGTGACTGTCAACCCTACCACTTTACACACACTGTTCCTAACTATTCCTGTCTTGGTGAGAATACTATTAGAAAGTGACCACAGTCTCAGGTTTCtagaagatttttttggtttagCCCTATTAGCACCATTTTAGTACCAAGCATTAAAGTCAGTATTGGATGCAGACAGTGTGTCTAGATTCTCTATCACATGCAGCTCTACAGAAGTGCctgcttcagaaaaaatacATGGTTTTGcaattttctcccatttctgcTAAAGGAAGTGCTTTGAACAAGCAACAGCAACTGTATCGTTGCCTGTAAAATAAGAATTATAATGATTACAAAAATCTTGCTTAGTCTAACTTCTATCAGTGTGAGAAGATGATTCAACAGATATATGCGGGTGAAAAAGGGTGCAATAACCTGACTAATTTGACAGGTGgactttttcagtttttactttttttcaggGCAAAGTGTCTTGGTTGATTTTgggcatttttaaattaattctggaATCCTGTTGTGCCCAAAACCATGCAACTACCTTTTCCACCTCAACAATGAGAGGTCCTAGGAGACAGGCCTCCCCTCTAATCAAAGACAACTTTCCAATCTGAACTGCAAACAGATTCATGCTGGACCAGAGTGCAGTTACAGAactaaagcagaagaaaaacactgtCAGGCTGAACAAGGCTAGAAAGGTCTTGTTGAACAGGCAAATGAACACAGGCACCAAGAGTAATTTTAGTTAGAGGCTTTATCATgttaatttacagaaaatactgTGACCACTCAGTGCAGATAAGGCCTGAAGTGATTTAGTGCAGTAACTTTTGCATACAACTTGAGCTCTACAACACCCATGGtaatttctgcctttcttcaaTCCCCTCCAAAAGCCAACAGGTTCTATCTGAACACGCTTCTTTCTGAGATGGCAGGTATTTGTACTGCCTGCAGACCTGAAACGTGCACTGAAAAGACAATCCACAATATGTCTCTGGGTCTTCCAAAACCTCCGGTATACAAACTCAGATCACTAAGTACTATATTAACAGAGGAACACTGCAGGCTCCAGTTTTGAAgaagcacacacagaaaatcagTACTCTACATGGCTCAAATGTCAATGCTACTCAAGAGGTCTCCACAGAAATTGTTACCTCAGAGCAAGCATTCCACACAGATGCAGCATAATAAATGCAATacacagtaaaaagaaaaatgtgttctcAGATGAAGTCTGTTTTCTCAGTACAGCAGTCACTGTATATTTCTGTCATTACACCACATCAAGTAACAgtaagcttttaaaatcttttggtGAGAATCAAGCATCTCCTGCTGGGGTTTCATTACTCTCCACTTTATTCACACATTCTCCTCCTACTTACAGAGCTGGATGGCCAGTAAACACATCTGAACATCACAGAAGACTACATTTGTGCCTGGTACATCTATCTGGATTTGTCTTTCTGATCTACTTCCCTATCTAAGAGCTTCAGAAGCAAATGAGAGACTGTTCATCCTCCAGAGACACAGGAGTTTTCTGAGGCAAAGACTTCAAAGAGGCAAGTATTTCAATACATGTTATTTTCACAGTTACTGTTACTGTATTCAGGCTggggagaaagagggaaaataaaaagctttgtCAGTG includes:
- the DAZL gene encoding deleted in azoospermia-like, which gives rise to MAAAPRAAPRLPEVLRPPLPEQRPGIAPRAVGSSLRTDMLLAVCSFYLRNVICDCSADASNTIRARLCLACSAGPRALLSAQREGCGASRVLPSGTRTLVETALSAAHVETQRSSTTESSAYSATVSQGYVLPEGKIMPNTVFVGGIDIRMNEAEIRSVFEQYGTVKEVKVITDRTGVSKGYGFVSFLDNVDVQKIVESQINFHGKKLKLGPAIRKQQNLNSCVHPRQIVLGPPPPQFQSVWGNQSVETYVQPPAVMNPVTPYVQPYPYSSSPAVLLKQQVPIGYQPAYNYQAQPQWLAGEPRNYVIPPTPVYTSVNYHGSEDPGFTQMECAVPEPTQLPSSPQKKSVDRGMQTVLSCLSNPENQLTNDFVSQDSNVKEGKTYHFRKGKTVHKAI